Genomic DNA from Myxococcales bacterium:
ACCCCCACTTCATGCCGTCATCGATCGCCTTGACGCTGTCGGAGATTTCGCCGAGGCGCCGCGCCGAATACGCCATGCTCTTGCTCAGGGTTTTCCACGCAAACTCGCCGACCACTCCCTCGGTGGCGACGAGCTTCTTGATGCGCTCGCCGGCATCTTCGATCTTGGCGATGCCCTTGGCGGCCTTGATCAGCGCCTCATTGCCGCCCTTGGCGCGGTATTCGCCGGTTTTAGGATCGAGCGTTTCGACCACGCCGCCCTTGCCCTTTTGTAGAAGCCGCCCTTGGTCTTGTCGCCAAGCTGCTTCTTTTCGATCATCGCCGCCAAATACGCCGGCATCTTAAAGACCTCGCGGTCCTCATCGCTGGTGAGCACGTTGTAGCAATTGCTCACCACATGGCCGAGCGTGTCGAGGCCGACCATGTCGCCGGTGCGAAAGGTGGCGCTCTTGGGATGGCCCATCGGGATGCCGGTGAGCGCGTCGACGTCTTCGGGGGCCAAATCCATGGCGAGCATTTGATGGATGGTTGCCATCATGGCGTGCGCGCCAATGCGATTGGCGATGAAGTTTGGCGTGTCCTTGGCCCATACGATACCCTTGCCGAGCACGTCTTTGCCCCAGGCCTCGACGCGCGCCTTGACGTCGGCATGCGTATCGGGGCCCGCGACCAATTCGAGCAGCTTCATGTAGCGCGGTGGATTAAAGAAGTGGGTGATGAGGAAGTTCTCTTTGAACTTGGCGGTGCGGCCCGCCATCATGTCGACGATGCGGAGCCCCGAGGTGTTGGACGCCACGATGGTGTCGGGGCCGACAATTTTTTCAAGGCGCGTAAACAGCGCCTGCTTGATGTCGAGCTTTTCGATGATGGCCTCGACGATAAGGTCGCAGTCTTTGACGCGCTCAAGATCGTCTTCAAGATTGCCGGTCTGCACCAGGAGCGCATTGCGTGGGTGAAAAAACGACGCCGGCTTGCCCTTGAGCAGCTTGGCGATGGCGCCGTCGGCGAAGCTATTGCGTACCGATTTTTTGCCCTTGTCGGCGTCGGCAATGTTTGGCGGCACGATGTCGAGTAGCACCACCGACAGCCCCGCGTTGGCGCAATGCGCGGCGATGCCGCTCCCCATCACCCCAGAACCCAGCACAGCAATCTTGCGAATTGGTTTGGTCATAAGCGTCCTTCACCAAGAGGTTTAGCCGATTTGGCCAAAGGCGGCTAGCCGCGGCACCGCCTACGGGGGCGCGGCGGGCAACAAAAAAGGCCTGTCCGATTGGACAAGCCTTGGAGAGCACCCTTGCCAGCGGCGAGGGCGATGCGGCGACCTCTTAGAGGCGCAGCGAGTAGTATTCGATCACGAGCCGCGAGTCGATTTCGACCAGCGCCGAGCCTTCGTCAGGCATGCCCGAGACTTTGATGGTCTTCTCGGCGTCGACGACGTCGAGCCATGGCGGCGCGGCGTAGCGGCGAGTGGCGATTTGGTTAGTGATGCTGTCGATCGCTTCGCCGGTCTTGGTAAGGCCGATCACGTCGCCGAGCTTGACGCGGAACGACGCGATGTCGACGCGCTTGCCGTTGACGCTGATGTGGCCGTGCGTCACCGCTTGGCGCGCGGCTGGAATGGTCGGGAAAAAGCCCGCGCGGAACATCACGTTGTCGAGACGTCGCTCGAGCAATTCGATGAGCTTGGTGCCGGTTGCGGTGGTCGAACGACCAGCCGCTTGCACGACGCCACTGAACTGGCGCTCGGAAAGGCCGTAGTAGAAACGAAGCTTTTGCTTTTCCATCAAGCGCAGGCCAAACTCCGTGACCTTGCGACGCGCATAGCCGTGTTGGCCTGGGCGCTGCGGACGACGATCAATGCCTTTGGTGGAAAGGCCGGGCAGACTTACGCCGAGCGCGCGTTGAACTTTTACCCGTGGACCAGTGTATCGACTCATGTTGCTTCCTTATATTCTTCTCGCCGTGGCAAAACCGCGGCAGGCCTCTGCGACGCGGTCTTATAGAGCAAGGCGGCCTTATAGATCAATGAATCAAATGCCGTACAGGGCAATCGTCCACGAAATGAGGGGGCGTGGGCAATTGGTTCTGACGGCCTGACAGAGCGCTCCCTCGGAGCCTACGTTCGTACCGTAAGTTGCTGATATTACATAAGCCGTATGCGCCAGCTCGTAAGTAGCCGTGCCCTTTACGTCTCCCTATCGTGTGCCATGCTGTGTGCTGTGATTGCACGCCCGGCACCTCGGCATTTGATCGCCCTGGCGGCGGTCGGCCTGGCTTTTGCCGCCGCACCCGGCGCCATGGCCCAAGTGCCGGCTAGCGATGAGGCGGCGGTTTCCGAAAACATCGTAGTCGAGGTCACCGACCGGCGCACCGGCGAGGCCATCGAGCAGGCGCTCGTGCTAGTAGGCGAGGCGACGTACCTAACTGATGCGGCGGGCGAGGCGGCGGTCGCGGCGCCGGCAGGAACCACATTTGTCGTTGTCGCCAATGGCTATCTTACGGGGAGCGGCACGCTATCGTCACCACGACAAACGATCGCGTTGCGACCCGAGGCCGACGCCGAAACCATTATTGTCAGCGGCGAAACACCCGAGCAAACCAAGGCGACCTCGTACGAGCTGTCCGGCGACGAGATTGCGCGCATTCCCGGCGCGGCCAACGATGCGTTGCGTGCAATTCAATCGCTGCCCGGCGTTGCACGAATTCCGTTTAGCTTTGGTGGCCTCGCGCTACGAGGCATGTCGCCGCGCGACACCGCGGTGTATTTCGACGGCATCGAGGTGCCCTTAGTGTTTCACTTTGGCGGCCTGCAATCGTTTGTGCCGTCGCATCTCATCGACAAAATGGATGTGCAGCTCGGTGGTTTTGAGAGCCGCTTCGGCCGCGCCCAGGGCGGGGTGGTCGATATCACCAGCGTCGATCCGCGCACCGACAAGCTGCGGCTGGGCGGCGAGGTGAGCTTGCTGCATTCCGCGCTTTACGCCGAGGGACCGGTGCGGAAGGGCAGCAAGATCGGTGCGCTCATTGGCCTGCGGCGCTCGTATCTCGATGTGCTGGCAAGGCCCTTTGTGCTGCCGGAAGACCCCTTGCCGAGCTATTTTGACGGGCAAGTACGGCTGTCGTGGGGCGACGCGAAAAAGGATGGGCATTGGGCGCCGCTCTTGCTGACGTCGTGGGATCGCGTGGCGTCGACGGACATCTCGGTGAACCTGTGGTTTGTGCGTGCGGCGGTGAAATACACGCGTCAGCTCGCGAAGG
This window encodes:
- the rpsD gene encoding 30S ribosomal protein S4, whose product is MSRYTGPRVKVQRALGVSLPGLSTKGIDRRPQRPGQHGYARRKVTEFGLRLMEKQKLRFYYGLSERQFSGVVQAAGRSTTATGTKLIELLERRLDNVMFRAGFFPTIPAARQAVTHGHISVNGKRVDIASFRVKLGDVIGLTKTGEAIDSITNQIATRRYAAPPWLDVVDAEKTIKVSGMPDEGSALVEIDSRLVIEYYSLRL